The sequence CTGCGGTCCATTCCGCTAGCGTTCCTCCTGTCCCGGCCCCGTCCCGGTCCCGCCCGACCCGTCACGCCCGCGCAGTTGCCTGCCGCCCTGCCGCTTCGTCCCCAATCGTCCCGCCCCCCAGCCCTCGCCCCCCAGTCATTTCACCCCCGCCCCGCCTTCCCTGCTGTCATTGCTGCGCAACCCTGCTATGCTGGTTCCATGTCGCGGCCCGGTCATCCCGCGCGGCCTCGTGCGGCCCAGTTCTGGCCAGTCCCGGGCCAGTCCCGGCCTGTACCGCCCGGTACATCTGCCGACCACTCCGCGCCGTTCCGCAGCCATCGCCGCCATCCCACAGCCCGGCCCCTGCCGGATGAAGGAGTTTTGCATGTCGTCCCAGCCGTCTGCCACAGCCACTGGTCCCGCCGCCAGCCCTGCCGCCGCCCACACCCCCGAAAGCCTGCGCGCCCTGTTTCCCGTGGCCGGGCAGCCGCTGCCGGAGGCCGCCCACGCCTTCGCCCCCATAGAGCAGCGTACCTGCCTCATCGACGGCAAGCTGGAGGAATGGCCCGGCGAGATGCAGCAGGTGTTTTCGCCCATCGGCGAAATTGACGCTGCGGGCGGCTTCACCCCGCGCCTGCTGGGCCGCTGCCCCATTCTGGACGAGGCCGCCGCCCTGCGCGCCGTGGACGCCGCCGACCGCGCCTGGGCCGACGGCATGGGCGCATGGCCCACCATGGGCGTGGCCGAGCGCATCCGCCACGTGGAGGATTTTGCCCGGCGCATGGCGGCGCGGCGCACCGAGGTGGTGCGCATCATGATGTGGGAAATCTGCAAGTCGTGGCAGGACGCCAGCGGCGAATTCGACCGCACCATGGAGTACCTGCGCGACACCATCGACGCGCTGAAGGATCTGGACCGCGCCTCGTCACGCTTCGTCATAGAGAAAGGCATTTACGCGCAGATACGCCGCGCGCCGCTGGGGCCGGTGCTGTGCATGGGGCCGTACAACTACCCGCTGAACGAAACCTTCTGCACGCTGATGCCCGCGCTGATCATGGGCAACCCGGTCATCGTGAAAACGCCGCGCCTGGGGCGGCTGCTGTATTCGCCGCTGATGGAAGCCTTCCGCGACGCCTTTCCTGCCGGGGTGGTCAACATCCTGCATGGCGACCGGCGCATCGTGAAGCCCATCATGGCGTCGGGCCGCATCAACGTGCTGGCGTTCATCGGGTCCAGCACGGCGGCGGATGCGCTGCGCCTGGCCCACCCGCACCCGCACCGGCTGCGCTGCGTGCTGGGGCTGGACGCCAAGAACGCGGGCATAGTGCTGGACTGCGCGGACATGGACCTGACCGTGGCCGAGGCGCTGCAAGGCTCGTTCTCGTTCAACGGGCAGCGCTGCACCGCGCTGAAGATGCTGTTCGTGCATCAGAAGCGGCTGGACGAATTTCTGGCCCGCATGGACGAGGGCATCCGCAAGCTGCGTATCGGCATGCCGTGGGACGAGGGGGTGCGCATCACCCCGCTGCCAGTGCCCGGCAAGTCCGCCTATCTGGACGACCTGGTGCAGGACGCCGCCGCCCACGGCGGCAAGGTGGCCAACAGCGGCGGGGGCACCCACGCCGAAACCCTGTACCACCCCACGGTGGTCTGCCCGGCCACGACGCAGATGCGCGTGTACCACGAGGAGCAGTTTGGCCCGGTGATACCCGTCATCCCCTTCACGGACATAGAAACGCCGGTGCGCTACGTGGTGGGGTCACAGTACGGGCAGCAGCTGAGCATTTTCGGCAACGACCCGGACGACGTGGCCCGGCTGATCGACCCCATGGTCAACCAGGTGTGCCGGGTGAACATCAACAGCCAATGCCAGCGCGGGCCGGACACCTTTCCCTTTACCGGCCGCAAGGATTCCGCCGAGGGCACCCTTTCGGTCAGCGATGCGCTGCGCTGCTTCTCCATCCGCACGCTGGTGGCGGCCAAGGGCAGCGATGCCAACAAGGAGATTCTGACCAGCATCATCAGGGACAGGCGGTCGAATTTCCTGTCGAACGATTTCATTCTGTAGCGAGGGGGGGCGGCTATGTGCCGCGAGAGCGAGAGTGGGAGCGTATGAAAAAGCAAAGGCCCGCCGGTGACGGCGGGCCTTTTGGCGTATAGCGTGCTGCCTTTAAACGTAGGTCCCTTCATGTGGCGAAGGGTATGTGGAGGGCTCTGCGATCAATAGTTGTCTGCACGATGGGGTGGTGCCGAAGTTTATGGTGCATACCTTGTTTTCTCATACACTATTACGAATTCATGATTCATTGATGAAACAGGTTTTTCGTAAACTGACGATGTGTACTTAGGTGTTCGTTTAAGAGGGATTTCTCGACAAGCCTGAACGACCTTCTTGAAATTTTTATTCTCAAGGTACTTTTTTGTTACATCTGTAAGGTCTATGTTTACTCTGTCTACAGTTCGATTTCCTAGCGTAAGAGCTATGTATTTTTTTGTAACTCTGCATAGTCCATCAAGGAATTTGAAGTAGTCATAAAAAAATGAAAGTACTTTTGCATGTTTAGGTGGGGATATTTTGTTTAGGAAGGGATCCAAAAGATTGCGCTGGTAAGGGTTAAGTGCTGTCAATCTTTTTGCACCACCCATGCTTTTAGTGTCTATGATAGAGTAATTATCGAGCTCCCACCCCTCAAGCTCTAAGTCGTTTGGGGTGATAGTGTGCAGGGCAAGCATAGAGAATTGGCCATATGGGACTGTTGTAGCATTGTCACCATAAGGCGGTGACGTTATGGATAGGTCGATGCTATCTGCGTCCATATGAGGGAGTAGATCTAGGATGTCACATTTGTGTAGTGTGACATCCTTGCCGTAGTTCATAAATTTTGTGTAATTATTTTTTATGGAGAAGATGTAGCTTTCAATGACGTTGTTTTCGATGGATGTGATTTTATTAGGCTCTTTTGTATGAAGTTTGTATGTCGAGCTCCGTGTATTGCTGAATTTTCTAATTATATCGCAGAGCGTATACCAAAAGAATAGCCTATTCTGCTTGCTGTCAATGTGTGTGATTATGCTTCTTATTATTGATATGGATGTTGCAATGTCGTCGCGTAGCCATTTGTGGATGTTTGGAAATGTGAATTGTATTTTTGGGGAATGGCTATGAATATTTTTTGTTATGTAGTGAATATCTTTTTCTATTGAAGGGCCGACTCCCTGTAGTTTGACTTTAGTAATGAGGTTGGCGAGTGGGTTTATGTCGCATCCTATAATCTCAATGTTGTCTGCTAGTTGTAGGGCTTCATATAAGGCTGTGCCTGATCCGTGCATCGGATCAAACACGGAGAGGATGTGGTCTTTTTTCATGAGATCTGCGATAATACTATGCTGTACTGGTGCCACCATAATAGCTGGGTAGAGTATTGTTCCGTGTATGTCGCTGCTTTTTTTGTAATCTCTGAAGCTGATGTCGGTTAGCATGTTATTCTCGTGTAATGTTGGGATTAGTCAGTAGTTCGTTAGCTATTACGACAAAGAGCGCAGCGTCCTTGGCGATGTCTTCAAGCGTGGTCAAGGAGAGGTAAGTTGATGATTTGTGCGCGCCAAGGTGCGCCTTTTCGATCGTGCTAATGAATTTATCTTTATCAAGCATATTTTTAAGGCTATGGAAGTCAATTTTTGTGCTTTGATGAATTTTTGTTAAATAGTCTTTATTGCTCTTGGTGAAATGGATTGTTGCAGCAACCATATCTTCTAGTTTGCTGTGCTCTGCTGGGCGTATTTGTGGGTATTTTGAAGACTTTTCGAGACTGTCGATGCTGATTTCAAACAAAGCACGCAGTGAGCAGCTTATTATTTCTTTGTACTGCGCATGGTCAAGTGTATTAATTTGTGAGATTAATTTTCCAAGATGGTCGTTAAACGAGATGGTGTACCCCTCTTTTGATGGAAGGGTGATAAGTTTCTGTGCAGTTTGAGGTGCGCCGATGATTTCAGATTTAGGCGCGTAGAAATTGATCGTAAGCTGTTCTACGGCTTTTCCTGTGGTGTCATTGAAGGTGTAGTCTATCCGCTTTTTGCAGGGGGTTGTGATTGAGCAGAGGATTCCGCCTTCGATGTCGCATCCATTTTCGCTTATGATGATTTCTGTTGCGGGCCTGAGGGTGGCAGTGCTGTCGTATACCGTTGAAATATAATCGTAGAGATTGATTTGCTTTGAAGGGATTTGTATGTTCTCGCTTTTTGTAGTTAGATTGATTCGGACTGGTTGTAGTTTGGGCAGCGTTGGCGCTGGGGTGTGTTGCTCGAACGGGACACGTCGTGTTCTTCCTAGTAATTCGTAAACAACAGCGGACTCATCTTTTTTTATCTGAACTTTGTTCTTGTGTTTAAAGTCGTTGCGAATGAACATTTTAAATGCATTGAGGTCCGTGGTGTCTTTGTATTTATGGGGGATGGTGTCTGTGGTGATGAATTTGAGCTTGATAAAATCTGCTTTATTGTCTGTGCCAAGTGTTTGAATTTTTTTGTTTATCTGAGATAAGAAGTCGATGATTTCATCTGTGAGTTCGTTTTGTAAGAACTGCGTTCTGTCGGAATTGAAATTGATTTTGCTGTCATTGCTTACTATGCGGATATACCCAATCATTTGATTTAGGGCTTGGCCCGAACGAATGTTTTTCATTATTCCAGGGTCGAACATGGTGTAATTGGCAAACAGGTTTGAGTTAACGTAGAGAAGAGGTGTGAGGTCTTCTTGTGGGTTATAGAATAGGCGATCTATTTGGTTCTTTCCATATGGCGGAAGGTGGAAAGTCATTAGCTCAATGTTGAGTTTGAAACGCGTTGACGTAAATTTATAATGCTCTGTGAATGCGATATGGTTGTTGCAGTAGAAAGTTATGTTTTGATCAGTGCTGTTGTACTTTATGTAGAATGCCTGATGTTCTTTTGCATTGTCTGTAAGTGCAGGCTGTTCTAGGCTTGAAAATTTTTTTGAATCAATATCTAGCGTTATTGCGAATGACTTGTCGTCGAAAGCGCATATTACCTTTTTGTAGTTTTCTTTTTTGCTAAAATATGTTTTGAAAGAATTAGTGTTGTACTCGTCAAGAGTAATTTTTATTGTTGTGCCTTTGTTGGAAATGTTTGCATCTTCAATGCTCACATCGTGGGATGTTATATCTTGCGCAGAAACTAGTGCGTCATAATTTAGTTTAAAACGAAGGCCGGTCTCTTTCTTGGTCGTCCATTCAACGTCACGACCGAATTTGAATACCGATAAAAATCCAAGTCCTTTTGATCCCTGCGTATATCGATCATATTTGTTTACTGTGCCGTATTTTTTTGAACTATTTGATATATGCAGCAGTGTATTGATGTCGTCCAAATCCATTCCTGAACCGTCATCTGAGATAATTAATATTCGCGAATCAGTATTAAGAGCAATGTTCACGCATGATGCACCGGCATCATAGGAGTTTTTTATTAATTCATTCAGGGCGATGATGTTTGAAGGAATTTTTTCAGAAAGTTCACTGATAATGTTGCCGCTAATCCGTATTTTTGGATTTTCTCGCATAAAGTATTCCTTTTACATTTTTTAGTGCTTTAAATTTATAGTGGCGGGAGTCGATGGATTGGGCTGTGATTCGATGGAGTTGCTAAGAAATGGTAATTTTGTTTGTTGTCCTGTGGGTTGAACTCGTGCGTCTTCATGCTTAACTCCCTTCCCCCTTCCCATCCTCCAACGGCAAGTCCAGCTGCCAGATATCCTCGTCGTAGTCCTTGCTGACGATGAAGCCGACCGACCGTGCCAGTTCGGCCATGGACTTGTTGTCGCCAAGGGCCGCGCCCACAATGCGCTTGGTGCCGCGCGCCTTGCAGTAGCGGATGATCTTCTGCATCAGCAGCTTGCCCAGGCCCTGCCGCTTCAGGTCGGACCGCACGGCCACGGCGAATTCCGCCTCGCTGTTGTCGGTGGTCACCATGGCCCGCACCACGCCCAGCGTGCGCACCACCCCTTCGTTGTCCGGCCCCTTGGCGATAAAGGCCATTTCGCGGTCGTAGTCGATCTGGGTCAGCTTCACCATTTCGGCGCGGGGCAGCTTGGCCACGTTGCCAAAAAAGCGGAACCGCTTGTCCTCCGCCGACAGACTTTCCACAAATTCCCAGTGCTCCGGCTCGTCTTCCGGGCGGATGGGCAAAAGGTCCACGTGCCGCCCGTCGCGCAGGGTCACGCATTCCTCCAGCTCGCGCGGGTAGGGGCGGATGGCCAACTGGTCCGTGCCGGTGGTGGTGGACCAGGCAATGCGCATGTGCGCATCCAGCGCCACCACGCCGTCGCCGTCCACGAACAGCGGGTCTATCTCCAGCTCGAATATTTCGGGTATGTCGATGATCAGCTGCGACACCTTGCACAGCAGCAGGCGCACCGCGTCCAGATTCACGCGGTCCTTGTGGCCGCTGCCGCGCAGCAGGCGGTACACCCGCGTGCGCGATACCAGTTCCTGCGCAAGGCCCATGTTCAGCGGCGGCAGGCCGGTC comes from Nitratidesulfovibrio sp. and encodes:
- a CDS encoding aldehyde dehydrogenase family protein; the encoded protein is MSSQPSATATGPAASPAAAHTPESLRALFPVAGQPLPEAAHAFAPIEQRTCLIDGKLEEWPGEMQQVFSPIGEIDAAGGFTPRLLGRCPILDEAAALRAVDAADRAWADGMGAWPTMGVAERIRHVEDFARRMAARRTEVVRIMMWEICKSWQDASGEFDRTMEYLRDTIDALKDLDRASSRFVIEKGIYAQIRRAPLGPVLCMGPYNYPLNETFCTLMPALIMGNPVIVKTPRLGRLLYSPLMEAFRDAFPAGVVNILHGDRRIVKPIMASGRINVLAFIGSSTAADALRLAHPHPHRLRCVLGLDAKNAGIVLDCADMDLTVAEALQGSFSFNGQRCTALKMLFVHQKRLDEFLARMDEGIRKLRIGMPWDEGVRITPLPVPGKSAYLDDLVQDAAAHGGKVANSGGGTHAETLYHPTVVCPATTQMRVYHEEQFGPVIPVIPFTDIETPVRYVVGSQYGQQLSIFGNDPDDVARLIDPMVNQVCRVNINSQCQRGPDTFPFTGRKDSAEGTLSVSDALRCFSIRTLVAAKGSDANKEILTSIIRDRRSNFLSNDFIL
- a CDS encoding ATP-binding protein, translating into MRENPKIRISGNIISELSEKIPSNIIALNELIKNSYDAGASCVNIALNTDSRILIISDDGSGMDLDDINTLLHISNSSKKYGTVNKYDRYTQGSKGLGFLSVFKFGRDVEWTTKKETGLRFKLNYDALVSAQDITSHDVSIEDANISNKGTTIKITLDEYNTNSFKTYFSKKENYKKVICAFDDKSFAITLDIDSKKFSSLEQPALTDNAKEHQAFYIKYNSTDQNITFYCNNHIAFTEHYKFTSTRFKLNIELMTFHLPPYGKNQIDRLFYNPQEDLTPLLYVNSNLFANYTMFDPGIMKNIRSGQALNQMIGYIRIVSNDSKINFNSDRTQFLQNELTDEIIDFLSQINKKIQTLGTDNKADFIKLKFITTDTIPHKYKDTTDLNAFKMFIRNDFKHKNKVQIKKDESAVVYELLGRTRRVPFEQHTPAPTLPKLQPVRINLTTKSENIQIPSKQINLYDYISTVYDSTATLRPATEIIISENGCDIEGGILCSITTPCKKRIDYTFNDTTGKAVEQLTINFYAPKSEIIGAPQTAQKLITLPSKEGYTISFNDHLGKLISQINTLDHAQYKEIISCSLRALFEISIDSLEKSSKYPQIRPAEHSKLEDMVAATIHFTKSNKDYLTKIHQSTKIDFHSLKNMLDKDKFISTIEKAHLGAHKSSTYLSLTTLEDIAKDAALFVVIANELLTNPNITRE